The Stieleria maiorica genome includes the window CCGGAATCGATCTCAAGACGTACTCGATACCTTTGTTCGGAGAAAGGAGCCCAAACGTCAACGCAACCTGCCTGCCTTCCACGCCGAAATGCTTTTTAAATCCGCTTGTATCCGCATACGGCGCGTCTGGAATGCCGTGTGCGATCAGATCCACCTTGCTTTCGGGGACGGTGTACGTTTTGCACAACGTTACACGGCTTCGCTCCGTCATCACGACCAATCGCGTGGAAAGCTCAGTCAATTGTTCCATGACCCGCCGCTGCGTCGCATCCGGATCCGACAAAACCGTATGCAATGTCGTCACGACCGGAATCCGTATGTCACGCAGAAAGGCCAGGATGTGGCTGCCACCAAGACCTCCGTAAATACCAAATTCGTGCTGCAGTGAGACCACATCGACATTGCTGAAGTTCAAAAAGTCAGCGGCACGTCGATAGGCATCGATGTCCTGTTCTATGATTTGAAAACGCACCTCGGGCGGATAGTTGTAGCCATCTGCGAGATCGTCCACTGGCACAACAATACACTGGGCCGACGAAGCACTGGCGACTGCGCCGCGCAAATCGTGCGTGAAAGTTGCAATGCCGCATTTCCGCGGTGTGTAGTCGCCAACGAAAGCGATTTTGGTAAGGTCAGGGTTGGCCATCGGAGGCCCCTTCGGTGTTCTGGTGTTGAATGTCAATGAATTGCGTTCAGTATGTCTCGCTTGGAAAATGCGACGACGCCGATCGATGTGTCGGTCGCGCCGTAGTAAACGCTGAGCACGTCGTCGTGATCGTCCCTGTTCGATTCGATCAATGCCGTCGGAAACACGACATTGGCTACGAAACCGTTTCGCTCGGACTCAGCCACCGGTCGCATGATCGGCTGCTGAGATCGCGCCAGCACTTGAGACGGATCGTCTCGGTCCAATAGCAATGCCCCCACGGAGTATTCGCCGACGCGGCCACCTTGCCGGGCTCGCTGACTGCCGTGGTAAAGATGCAACCAGCCTTCGTCGATCAATATTGGCGGAGTTCCTCCACCGACTCGGTCTGCTTCCCACGTCGTTCGTCCTCGAAGCAGCGGCTGATGTCTGCCCCAATGCAGAAGGTCGGGCGATCGGGCAAGCCAGATTTGAGGCTGGCTGAAATGCGAGTTCGGATTGGGGCGATGCAGTGCTACGAACTGGCCATCGATCTTATGAGGAAATAAAACGACGTCTTTGTTCTCGGGACAAAAGATCAAGCCGTGCCGCTTGAAGGTCAGCATGTCATCGCTGGAAGCCAGCGCCGTTGCGGCTCCCGGTCGCGAGACCGCCACGTAGGTGATCCAATACGTTTGATCGATCTTCGTAATCCGCGGGTCTTCTATGCCAAACTCTTCCAATGCCGTCGCTGGAATGAGTGTTGGCCCCGGCACCCAGCCCTCGGGGCTACCGGCCCGTTTGCGAAACACACGTAGATGGGATACCGACGTCAGCCGCAGAAGACCCTCGGACTTTGTTCGCACGACACGCGGATCGACCGAAATCAAATCGTCGTCATGGACCCAGTCGACAACACAGTCACCACTCGATTCCCACCGAGGCAACCCCGTGAAACCGGCACGTTGTGCTATCGGCCTTTCAGCAACTCGCGTGAGCATGACGACTTCATCGCGAATTTGGACGACGCCTGGATTGAAGACGCCGATCACCGCGAAATCATCTCGCGACGGTCGCAAATCCGCGGGACAGAGCAGGACCGATTCGGATAGTCGTTGTATCATCAATAATTGACCAGCTGTGTCGGCGATGGTCGCTCCACCCGCATCATTTCACCGGCACCCTTCGCCGGAATCGTTCGCGTCATAGCACTATCCATTCTCGTCTTGCTTCCGATCTCGAGGATTCTGGGGCCGACATGGCGGTAATACTTTGACGACAAGTGCAGTGATATCGTCTTCCTGCGGACGGTGGTCAGCAAAGTCACGTGCCGCGAGAAAGAGAGCATTGACGATTTGAGCAGCGGACATTCTCCGGTTGGTGCGAACGACGTTGAGCATTCGTTCCTGACCGAACTCTCTCCCTCCGGGACTCATCGATTCCTCGGTACCATCGGTCGGCACCACAAGCGTGTCGCCGGTTTGCAAGACAATCGCCGGTGCGGAGGAAATGGCTGCGTTCAATTCGACGCCCAGTGGATAGCCTGTCGAACCGAGCACTTGCGCCGCACCATTGCTTCTGACGAGGTATCCCTGGTGCCCGGCACCGGCGTACACGAAGGATCGCGTCGCTGCGTCGAGACGGCCGAGAAACGACGTGACGGTGTGTCCGGTGTCGCTGTTTCCGAAGAGCCGATTCGTGTTGGTCAGCAGTTCGCCGGGATCAGAAGAGTTCTCGGCCAGTGCGTGCAAGTAGGCCTGGGTTTGAGCCTTCAGCAAAGCCGCTCCCAATCCATGGCCGCTGACATCCGCAACAATAACGCCGACCGAGTCCGGTCCGAGAGAAATGAAGTCGAAGAAGTCTCCGCTGACTTGTTGGGCAGGATGCACCGCGCCGGCGATATCAAAACCGAGTAAGCAGGGTGCGGCTGCCGGGAACAGGGCCCGCTGCACCATGCGGGCGGCTCGGATCGATGCGGGATCAGCTTCACTGCGTTTCTCAACCAAGATGCTGTCGTCGGTATCGAAGGCGGCCGCCGCAATGCGTGAAGCTTCTGCGGCTGCGTCCAGGTTATGGTTGGCTCCGGATAGCAGCTCCCTTTCTTTGACAACTCGATGTTTCAAAGCGATGTTCGTTTCACGCAGCAACTTTCGCTCGGCAGCAGCTACGGCGATCGATCGCGACTGCGCTTCGATGGTCGTGGTTCCCACATCGTCCTGCTGGCACGTCCTTTCATCAGCCGAACGCGTCGCAATCAACTTGCCCGATCGCAGTGTGCCAATCAACTGTTGCACTTGTCGCGGAGATTGGCAGCGAAGCGCCGAGTCAGCGACCCGACGTGCCTCACATTGGCTAATGTGTCGTATCGCATGTCGCACGGCCCCGGCGCGCGACGGTCCCAAGCTGAGCTCACGAATTCCCAATCCGACAAGCAGGCACGCGAAGTCCGCGTCCCCTGCCTCCTCGCCGCAGACGCAAACGGAACATTGCTGCTTTTCTGCAGCCTCCACAACTTGTTGGATTGCACGTAACACAGCTGGGTGCATCGCCGTGCAGTCGTCTGTCCCCTGAGACAACTCACGATCAGCTGCCAGCATGTACTGCGTCAAGTCGTTCGTACCGATCGCGACAAAGTCGGCCAATGCAAGGATCTCGTCCAAAGCAAATAACGCCGCAGGTGTTTCAATCATTGCGCCGACGGAAGGTCGACGGAGAACATCCAGTTGCCGCACGGCGCGATCGACAGCCTCGCTCGCTTGTGCAAAATCGTGGCTCCCGATCACCATCGGAAACAAAATGCGAACATCTGTCGTTTGTGCGACCTGAACAATTGCCCGCAATTGGGCATCCAGAAGATTCTTTTCAGAGAGCGAAAATCGTAGTCCACGCAGGTGAAGACTCGAACGATTTCTTATTTCATCGAGTGCAAGGAAAGGAGGGAGCTTGTCACCGCCGAGATCGAAAGTGCGAATTGTCATCGGCAAACCGATTAACTTGCTTGCCATGTCGCCATAGACGTGCAACTGCGAATCGAAGCTCGGACGCGATTGCGATTCGATAAATAAGAACTCGGTGCGAAACAACCCGACTCCGGTCAAGTGATGTTTCGCGACCTGATTGACTTCGTCGGGCAATCCAACGTTCGCCATTAATGAAATCTCCACTCCATCGAGCGTCATACACGGCTGCATTTCTTCCGACAGTAGTGACGCGATCTGCCGTTCGTGCTGGAGCTGACGAACCGAGAAGGCAGCCTTCTCAGGTTCGGTTGGCTGTATCGTTACGACTCCCGTCAAGCCATCGACAAGCAGCATTGCGCCGGACTGAATCCGAGAGGTGATGCTGAAGATGCCTGAGATCGCCGGAATCCCCAATGCTCGGGCAACGATTGCGGTGTGACTGAGCTTTCCTCCATCTTCACAAACGATCGCGACAACACCGCTATTGGCAAGCCCGACCGCTTCGGACGGAAGCAGTTCGCGGGCTACGATCACGGATCCTGGCGGCAACGAATCACAACTCCACGGCGTCGTGCCTGCCAACGCGCGCGTCATCCGCTGGCCTACGTCTCGGATGTCTTGTTCACGTTGCCGCAAGTACTCGTTGTCGAGCTGTTGCAATCGGCTGATCCAATCGCGGATGACAGAATCAAGGGCCTGTTCCACATTGACAAGGTCGCATCCAATCTGCTGCTTGACGGACACCGCAATCTCGCTGGCCATCGCGGCGTGAGCAGACAACAGTGCAGCTGCGTCGGCGAGTTTTGGATCGTTGTTTGCAATTTGCTCAGCGGTTTTTAAATCTCGTTTGGACTGTTCAAGCGCATCATCCATCCGATCGCATTCAACTTGCACATCAGAATGCTGTATTTCACGAACCGGCAATAACAGCTTTCGTTCAACTTCATAGCCGTAAACGATCGCAATTCCACTTGCAAATCCGGGTGAGACGGGACTCCCTTCCAATACTGTCATTTCTCTTTCCTGTTCGTCGAGTATGAAACTTTTGTGAGCGATGCTGCCAACGGTAGCATGAGTTGGTTTAGACCCATCACGCATATTTGCCGATGACCGTCGTATGGACCTCCGACAAACTCAACCCTGAACATCTTTCTGGATCTCCTAACCGTTTGGGTTGATCTTCTCTGCTACCCGCAGCTGGTCGACAACACGCCGGATTCCCTGCACGGCCGCGACACATCGAACGATCGGTTTGCGCTCGTGTTCATGCCTGAGCGTTCCCGTGATGGTCGCATCACCGCTCCGAACTGTCGCACTGATTCTTACGCTTCCGACACATTTCTGCATCAATTTACGTTCGACATTCTTTAGGAGCGTTTTGTCAGAGGTTTTGTTGCCAAGCGTCATGGTTCATTCCTAAGTGAAACCGGTGCTGTGCAGCCCGGATCAACAGTTGAACCGAAAGGGGCACCGAGGTAATAAGAAGGGCGTTCGTCGAATAAGCGGCAGGATTCCTCGGTGAAGAAATGGAGAGTCAGTCCATGCCGTTCTCGAATATCCGAAGCCATGGATTTTGGAAACGGAATCCCAAATACTGGATCGGTCACCAAATGCTTCCTTTGATACTCGCGATGAAAGAAAACATCGAAATACGTTTCCACAAAACCAACGAGTTTCGCATCGATCCAATCGATCACGCACGTATCGGTTTCGTCAGCGATCGGAATGGTCAATTGGTCGCGAGCAGCGAATCTCACGAAAACAGGAAGAACCTGCATGCGGTATTCGACAACCGCGGTCTTGACGTCGGTGTCATGAAAGACACGAAGAGAAAACTCCATTGCCTTGTGTCGTGTCGCGGAAATCGGCAGAGTGATCGTTGTGATACTGCCACTGGATCTCGTTCCCGCTGTGCAACCAATGCCATCGCCGTCTGTCAACGTTGCGTCGCTGAAGATGCTCTGGCTTGTCAAGACTCCCAGGCGATCATCAATGATTCTCTTGATTTGCTTTTGAGTTGCGGCAAAGTGAATCATTCGCTCCTCGTGCTTGGAAAACTCGGTGACGGCTTTCTTCCGCATCAATCGAAGGCGATCTTCAGCATTTTCAATCAATGTGATGAATCGACCGGCAAGATCTGTTGTCGAATGACTTGACTGGACTCTTGTGTCACCGCCGGAGCTTGCGATGCTCGTGCTAGATGCGCGGTTTTGCATGACGATAGCTCCGAATGTTTTCCCAACAACGTTGAGGCCATGAAAGAATTTTCGACCGCTCTGTTTGAGCCTTCAATTCTTGCACGAACGCGTCTACTTTCCGTTCGGCTTCCGCTCGGCCGTCTCCGTATCGTTGTTCGAGTAGCTTCACAAACGTGTCTCGCTGGCCGGAGATCATGGCAAGATCTTCGTCTGTGAACTTGCCCCACTTAAGCTTGACTTGTTGGCTGACCGACGACCAATCGCGTTTCACCTGATCCCACTTCATCTGAGCGTCTCTTGGTTAAAGGCTTATTGACAGTGTGTCGTCTACAGCCGCTTGATTTGGCATGAATGATCAACACGCAAAAAAAAACGGTGTTGCGGAACACTCACTAGAGTTCCGCAACACCGGTTTACTTTTTAACTAGCCCCCTGGATCTGCCAGGTTGCTCTTTATTCAGTCATCCGAAACGATGGCCGCACGATGTAACAGTATACGACATCGAGTTGCAAAAAACAAGTCGCGGGGAATTACATTGAGCACCGAGAGGTAGCTGACAGTACGCACTCGATGTATGCAGCCACTTCATCGTCGATGTGACTTCGTTTTATTGAAGACGAATACGCGACCGTGTGCGTCACCCAGGGACTTCGTCGGCCCAAACCTTGAAGGACTCCAATTCATTCGCTCCAAAAGTAGTTGTGAGCGCCGCGTCTGCCGCATCGCGTCCACGCGCGATCAAGACACGACCAATTCGCGGTACGTTGTTGCGAGGATCAAAAGTGTGCCACTTTCCACCCAGATACGCTTCGAACCACGCGCAGAAATCCATAGGGTCATGTGTCGGCGTTACGCCGATATCGCTGAGATACCCGGTGCAGTATCGGGCTGGGATATTCATACAGCGGCAAAGCGTGATTGCCAAATGCGTGTAGTCTCGGCAAACACCGGTGCGTTCGTGAAACGCCTCAAGCGCCGTCCGGTTCGCGCGGGCCTGCTGGTAGTCAAAACCAAGATGCTGAAAGACAAAGTTGCAGATCGACTGCACGCGCTGCCAGCCGGGGGGAGTCGAATTGAATAGATTCCCCGCAAGATCCTTCAAGTCGCTGTCTACCTCGCAGTAGCGGCTGGCGAGCAAGAATATCAGTACTTCATCGGGTAGGTCCTGAACGCTGTGCTGCACCGCATTCCACAACTGCTGATCTGATTGTCCGCAGTCCTCAACGGTAGTGTCGTTTCGCAAGGTAACGCTTCCAGCGGGAGCGAAAAGGCGGCTGCATCGATTGCCAAATGAATCGACGAATTCTGAAACCGATGTATCCGGATTTACCTCGAAACACTCGGGTGTTTGGATTGTGGAGGCGCGGGACGGATGCACACTAAGCAACGCTAGCATCGCGGTGGGTTGGGAGAAACAGAAGGAAATTTCAAAGCCTACACGGATTCGCATCATCGATCCCTTTTGAAGTTCATGAACTTGTCTAGCCTGTGCACGCTGAAAATAACCTGCGCATTGGTTACTTCAGCAATCGGATCGCGTGACGCAATACATCACAACGGCTGATTTGGCCGACCAACCTACGTTCTTCAAGTACAGAGAAACGACGATAAGGGGATTGAAGAAAGAGCTGGGCTACTGAAAACAAATCCATTTCAGGATCGATGGAGTGAGAAGTCGTATCAGCGAAGGCTTTCACGCTGTGATCAGACAACATCCCGTAAGCCGCAAGGAATGTATCCGCTGCAGGAAGACTTGACTCGCGTTCGGTCTGCGGCAGGTCTAGGCGGTGTCGCAGGATACTTGAAAGTATGTTGGAGTGGTTGAGTACGTCGCGCCGTGAAATCTGCCCGATGATCCGATCGTCTCGCACAACCGGCAAGCGAGCGTAGGACGTTTTAACGAATATCCTCGCAATTGCGTGCAAGTCCGTATCGGCATTGATGAGCCGATTACTGTCCGGATCAATGAATCCGCCAACCTTCGCCGAAGGGATTTCGCTGTAAGCGGCCTCAATGACGAACCCCAAACAGGTCCTTTCCGAGAATATGCCGAGGAATTCTCCATCGGAGGCAATGACAGGTGCGCCGGAATATCCCATCGCAAGCAATGATGACATCGCGTCAAATACGTCTTCCCCAGGGTCCAGCGTAAATAATTTCTTGCGAGGAATCATTACATTGGAGGCTTTTGGAGGATCTCGTTTCGATGCATCAATCAACTCGATGAGGGAAGCCAGAACGCGCATACAGCACTTCTCAGAGAACATCCCAAGGTACTCGCCGTCTTCATTGACGATTGGCATCTCGGAATACTGTCGTGTGAGAATTTCGTGGATTGCAAGTGGTACCAGGGTATCGGGTAACAGTGTTTGAATATTCGGCATCATGATGGCTCTGGCGAGCGGCACCTTGATTGGGTTTGATTTTGTTTTCATCGCATGTTTCTTATGGGTGGGGTGTGTTAACCAGGTACACCTGGTCTTGTTCGATTTCGTTCGGCGGAATGACGTACTGGTCCGTAATGAGTTCGCGGACCAAGATTGCTACCCCCTCTGCGACTCTTTTGGGCTGTTCGTGACGCCCAAGTCAGAAGAGGCGTTCTCGACGCGGTAGGCCTGTGAACCAGGGTCCAACATTAAATGGAACGAAATAGTTACCCGTTCTGATTCTTGTTCCTGAGCTGTCAAAACAGATTTCATGGTTGTTGCATTCAATTGAGTCTCATTCGGTCCTTCAGCATCGACCACTATCAGGTGAATGGCATTGCCCGAATCAGTGATCTGATTCTTCAAATAGCCTTTCACAAGCGGGTAGGGTGTCAGCGCGAGATTGCTATTGGCACAAAACAGGTCGTAGGTTGGCTTGTCCGAAAACCCATATATTGCCACACCCTCGGGTCCGAGATGTGGGCGTAGAAGCTTCGGACCGAGACGCTGCTTTCCGTCGAGCAACACGTAGTATGGGGTGTCAACTAATTGAGCAGTCATGGTTGATTCCTTTGCGTGTCGTTTCACGGCGTTTTTGTGATCAGCACATCGCTGGTGAGCAGCAGGGTGGACACACTGGCCGCGTTCTGCAATGCACAACGAACGACCTTCGCGGGATCGATGACGCCCGCGACCATCAGGTCTTCGAAGCGATCTTCGGCAGCGTTGTATCCACAGTTGCCTTTCGCCGCGGCGACCTTTTCACAGATCAAGCGACCGTTCCCGCCAGCGTTCTCGGCAATCCATGTCAGCGGTGAGCGGCAAGCGCGAAGCACGATGTCGTAACCTATCTGTTCATGTTCGTTCAGATCAGTGCGTTTGCAGCCCGCGGCGGCGCGAAGGAGGGCAACGCCGCCACCTGGAACGATCCCCTCCTCGACCGCAGCACGCGTCGCATTCAAGGCGTCCTCGAAACGTGCTTTCTTCTCTTTAACTTCCAATTCGGTTGAGCCCCCGACGCTGATCGTGGCAATGCCTCCGCAGAGTTTCGCTTTCCTCGACCGCAATTTCTCTCGATCATAGCCTTGGGTCGCTTTCTCAAGCTCGCTCTCGATCTGAGCGATTCGGCCTCGAATGCCTGCCTTCGTCCCTGCGCCGTCGATGATCGTTGTGTGGTCCTTATCGACAATTACTCTTTTGGCACTGCCGAGTGAGTCGAGACCCAGATTCTTCAATTGCAGACCGAGACTCTCGGAGATGTTTTGTGCACCGGTCATGATTGCGACGTCTTCCATCACTGCCTGACGAAGACCTCCATAGCCCGGCGACTTCACGGCACAGCAAGTGAATGTTCCTCGCAAACGATTGATCACTAGCGTCGTCAACGGTTCACCCTGCACGTCTTCGGCCACGATCAACAGCGGTCGGCCGGCCTCCGCAACTTTTTCAAGTAGGGGCAGGATCTCCCGGACGCTGGAGATTTTTGCTTCGTGGATCAAAACATACGGATCCTCCAAGACACACACCATCGATTCCGGATGGTTGACGAAATAGGGTGATAGGTATCCTTTGTCAAATCGCATCCCTTCGACCCAATTGACTTCGTTGTCGACCGCTTTCCCGTCTTCGATCGTGACGACGCCTCCGGAGCCAACCTGCTCTAAGGCATCGGCGACTGTCCTTCCGATCGTCAAGTCGTTATTGGCGGCAATCGATGCGACCTGAGCCATCGCCTTTTGTCCCTTGGTCGCGATCGAGATCGATTTCAGGTGACTAACGACGTCGGCAGTTGCCTTTTCGATGCCGTCTTTTAGGCCGACTGGATTGACTCCGGCGACTACTGCTCGCAGCCCCTCGTTGAAGATTGCATCTGCCAAAACCGTTGCGGTTGTCGTGCCATCGCCCGCCACCTGGTTGGTTTTGGACGCAACTTCGCGAACCATTTTGGCGCCAATGTTTTCGTTCGCGTCTTCCAATTCAATGGCGTTGGCAACGGTGACGCCGTCTTTGGTAACTGTTGGGGGACCAAACGAGTTCGCGAGCATTACCGTATGGCCGCGCGGGCCCAGTGTGCTGCGCACGGTTCGCGCGAGTTGCCCCACTCCGCGCCTAATTGCTTCTCTCGCTTCTTCGTGAAAGATCATTGTGGACATCTTGGTTCCTTTATGTGATTTGTTGTTCGGTTCATTCGTTTTCGTCTCTCACTCTTTGGAACGGATTCGCCGACGAGCCATTATCATCGCCGGCTCCTTGCGGAATACTTCGACGTTCGAGCGTCATCGGCTGCTTTATTTCATGGCGTCGCTTGCCTTGCGTCCTATCCATTGACGTTGCACGCAACTGTCCTGCGCGAAATGCATCAGCCAACGCAGCGGGCACCTCGGCCTCGGCAAGCACGAGTTCTGCTTGGGCTTCCTTGACCTTGGCAAGCATTTGTTGTTTTTCAGCCACCGCATTGGCGCGACGCACTTCGGCCTGGGCTCGGGCAATTCGAGTATCAGCGTTAGCCTGGTCCTTCTGCAGTCGAGCCCCAATGTTTTCGCCAACGTCGATATCAGCAATGTCAATCGAGACGATTGAAAAGGCGGTGTTTGAATCCAATCCACGTGCCATCGCACCTTTCGAGATTTGCGACGGCATCTCGAGCACGTCCATGTGTGAATTCGCTGAGCCGATTGCAGAGACGATTCCTTGACCGACACGCGCGATGATCGTTTCTTCGGTCGCCCCTCCGATTAGTTGATCCAAGTTCGTACGGACCGTGACCCTCGCGCTGACCAGAAGTTCGACGCCATTCTTGGCGACCGCGCTAAGGGAGTTCGTGCTTTCGTCATCCTGGCGCGGGCAAGAGATCACCTTGGGAGAAACACTGGTTTGCACGGCAAGTAGCACATCACGGCCGGCGAGGTCGATCGCGGCTGCACGGTCAAAGTCCAAGACGATTCCAGCGCGCTGGGCGGCAATGATCGCGCAAACCACCTTCATCACATCGCCGCCGGCCAAGTGATGTGCTAGCAAGCGAGCCGTGCTCATTCCGTCTTCGCGGTCGATCCGCAAACCCGCCTGCCGGCCCATGACCTTGGCGGTCACGATTAAACGTTGCTCAATCCTCAGGAAACTCATAACGATCAAGCTTTTCATGCTCACGTCTGCACCCGACATGTACGCCTGAAGCCAGTACGTGCCCCACTTAGCGAACACCACAATGAGCAGCACGACCACCAGGGAAGCGATCAACGCTGCCCCAAGCAGCAGTTGCAAAGCACCGGGAATCCAAATGTTTGCCATCATTAGGCACGCTCACTTTCTTCAGAACCATCGGCCTGCGCCGGCAGATGGAATCCGTCATCGTCAGCTCGCTCCAACGATTCACGGTCACTTCCTTGGTAGGAGCTCAGTTCAGGGGTCAAGATGAACACTTGCACCATCGCGCCCGACTTAAATAGATGAGCGAGGGTGCCCGCATCTGTTTGGATTTCCGCGGCTTCCTCTCGCACGTCTCGCCCCGTGATGGTCTTGATCTTCTCTCGCATCGACTCAGACGAACTGGCGAAGAGTTGCCGGTGGAACTCTTGTACCTGTGTTACGCCCGGCGGAGTCTGGGCCAAGGCCTGCTCGGCCGGTGTTAGTACGCCTTCCATGGTCACGACCAACGTGTTTTCGCAGAGTGTCGCGGTCACGGTTTTGGGAGCGACTCCCGTCCTCTGGCGTTGCAGCGTACTAGCGACGCGGGCGAGCTGTTGCGTCATTTGCGACTTCGATTCGTCCATTTGGTCTCTCTCGGCCCATGGGTGTAACACTCGTTGGAGGTGTTCTGCATTAAGCAATTGCGCATAAAAAAACCGACGTGGCAGAACACTAACGAGCGTTCCACGACGTCGGCTTACTTTTCAACGAACCCCCTGGACTTCCCACTGATGGGGCTCGCCAGATTGTTCTTTATCTTGTCGTCCGGGGTCTTGGAGTGGAGCGGCTAGTCGAACCGCTCTCTCAACTGATTCATCCTATCGCGTCAGATTGAGAAAACAAGGTCGGAAAACCGACAAAGCCAATTCGGTTGCGTTGACCCGATGAATGTGGCTGCGTTTTTTATGCGACAATCGCCTCACAACGAGACAGTGTTGGTGTTGCAGGCGTTCGACTACCAACCAATCCAGCGAAGAAAACACGCCAGCACCTATTCGTCTCGAGCTGCCATCACTGGGCATCTGGTAGAATGTCGATTCACGCATGTATTGCGTGTTGATTCACGGCTCCGTCTCTTGTCCGCAAGCGTCGCAGGCAGTTGCTCATTGAAGGAAGCAAGGTAGGTGAAAACACAGGGAGAAATCGAAGCTGCCGTCTGCAAAGGAATGTCCCATTTCGAGCAGGAGTATATGGGGCGTGGCCCGACGGACATCCGCGCGCATTTGATTGGCGATCTGCTGGTGGTTCGACTGAAAGGCGTATTGACCGCCGCTGAGCAGCACTTGGTGAGAACCCTTCCGGCGGAGAAAGGGCGGGACCTGCTGAAACAGGTTCGAACGCAACTGATTGAGACAGCGCGGCCAGCTTTGGAGACAGTGATCCACGATATCACTGGCGTCAAGCCTCGTAGCTTGCACCACGATATCAGTACCCACACAGGCGAAGAAATCGTCATTTTTACGCTCCATGAGTCGCCCGCCTATCGTGAGTCAAAAAAGAAGTAGGCGTCGGGCGTTAACCGTTTGCCCTGACTGCGTCGCGTTTCAGTTGACGCCGCTGGAACTGTCAAGGGCGCAGAACCTGCCTTTGAACGATCGGCACTCTGGCATCGTTCGAGCTGAACGTTGCACCGACCGCCGCGCCGAATGAAGTCGGTTTCGCCGCGGCGGTCAGATTCACCGCCGCGCCGAATCGCACGACCGAACATGCGTCGGCGGGTCCACCCGCGGCGCCGAAAGCGTGCGGTTCAGTTTACGTCACCACTGAATCGTAGGGGCAGCACGAACAGAAGAGCTCGACGGGATCCGGAGGCGATTTCATTCGCCCGCGATCAATGGGCCCGGGCAAACGAGTTTACTCAGGATGTTTGGAACGGAGTGCCGCATCGCCGGAAACGAAGATTGAAAATCCTTCGAATTGGCAAGCGCTGGTGAGCAAATGGATTGCCGAATCGTGTCGCCATTCGTTCTCGCGTTTTCCGCAACTTTGCCGTCGCGAAATGACTGGAGACGCTCGTATTCCAGGTGCCGGATCACATCCATTCCGCGTTTCACGTCCGGGCAGAATGATGTTCCGATTGCGTGCGTCTTGGGTTTAGGGACTGCGCCTCGTCAACCAGCCTTTAGCAATTCCTCGGCCGCGTCAACCAACAGGTCTTTGGCCCGGCGAATCGTCTCTTCCACCGGACGCTGCGGGTCGTGGATTTGACGGACTTTGGCGAGTCCCAAATCCTCGATCGAAGCATTCTCGAGCGACAACAATCCGCACAGTGCGGCGACCGGCA containing:
- a CDS encoding transglutaminase-like domain-containing protein codes for the protein MRNDTTVEDCGQSDQQLWNAVQHSVQDLPDEVLIFLLASRYCEVDSDLKDLAGNLFNSTPPGWQRVQSICNFVFQHLGFDYQQARANRTALEAFHERTGVCRDYTHLAITLCRCMNIPARYCTGYLSDIGVTPTHDPMDFCAWFEAYLGGKWHTFDPRNNVPRIGRVLIARGRDAADAALTTTFGANELESFKVWADEVPG
- a CDS encoding CBS domain-containing protein, producing MKTKSNPIKVPLARAIMMPNIQTLLPDTLVPLAIHEILTRQYSEMPIVNEDGEYLGMFSEKCCMRVLASLIELIDASKRDPPKASNVMIPRKKLFTLDPGEDVFDAMSSLLAMGYSGAPVIASDGEFLGIFSERTCLGFVIEAAYSEIPSAKVGGFIDPDSNRLINADTDLHAIARIFVKTSYARLPVVRDDRIIGQISRRDVLNHSNILSSILRHRLDLPQTERESSLPAADTFLAAYGMLSDHSVKAFADTTSHSIDPEMDLFSVAQLFLQSPYRRFSVLEERRLVGQISRCDVLRHAIRLLK
- the ptsP gene encoding phosphoenolpyruvate--protein phosphotransferase, whose product is MRDGSKPTHATVGSIAHKSFILDEQEREMTVLEGSPVSPGFASGIAIVYGYEVERKLLLPVREIQHSDVQVECDRMDDALEQSKRDLKTAEQIANNDPKLADAAALLSAHAAMASEIAVSVKQQIGCDLVNVEQALDSVIRDWISRLQQLDNEYLRQREQDIRDVGQRMTRALAGTTPWSCDSLPPGSVIVARELLPSEAVGLANSGVVAIVCEDGGKLSHTAIVARALGIPAISGIFSITSRIQSGAMLLVDGLTGVVTIQPTEPEKAAFSVRQLQHERQIASLLSEEMQPCMTLDGVEISLMANVGLPDEVNQVAKHHLTGVGLFRTEFLFIESQSRPSFDSQLHVYGDMASKLIGLPMTIRTFDLGGDKLPPFLALDEIRNRSSLHLRGLRFSLSEKNLLDAQLRAIVQVAQTTDVRILFPMVIGSHDFAQASEAVDRAVRQLDVLRRPSVGAMIETPAALFALDEILALADFVAIGTNDLTQYMLAADRELSQGTDDCTAMHPAVLRAIQQVVEAAEKQQCSVCVCGEEAGDADFACLLVGLGIRELSLGPSRAGAVRHAIRHISQCEARRVADSALRCQSPRQVQQLIGTLRSGKLIATRSADERTCQQDDVGTTTIEAQSRSIAVAAAERKLLRETNIALKHRVVKERELLSGANHNLDAAAEASRIAAAAFDTDDSILVEKRSEADPASIRAARMVQRALFPAAAPCLLGFDIAGAVHPAQQVSGDFFDFISLGPDSVGVIVADVSGHGLGAALLKAQTQAYLHALAENSSDPGELLTNTNRLFGNSDTGHTVTSFLGRLDAATRSFVYAGAGHQGYLVRSNGAAQVLGSTGYPLGVELNAAISSAPAIVLQTGDTLVVPTDGTEESMSPGGREFGQERMLNVVRTNRRMSAAQIVNALFLAARDFADHRPQEDDITALVVKVLPPCRPQNPRDRKQDENG
- a CDS encoding BON domain-containing protein encodes the protein MTLGNKTSDKTLLKNVERKLMQKCVGSVRISATVRSGDATITGTLRHEHERKPIVRCVAAVQGIRRVVDQLRVAEKINPNG
- a CDS encoding glycoside hydrolase family 130 protein, with the translated sequence MIQRLSESVLLCPADLRPSRDDFAVIGVFNPGVVQIRDEVVMLTRVAERPIAQRAGFTGLPRWESSGDCVVDWVHDDDLISVDPRVVRTKSEGLLRLTSVSHLRVFRKRAGSPEGWVPGPTLIPATALEEFGIEDPRITKIDQTYWITYVAVSRPGAATALASSDDMLTFKRHGLIFCPENKDVVLFPHKIDGQFVALHRPNPNSHFSQPQIWLARSPDLLHWGRHQPLLRGRTTWEADRVGGGTPPILIDEGWLHLYHGSQRARQGGRVGEYSVGALLLDRDDPSQVLARSQQPIMRPVAESERNGFVANVVFPTALIESNRDDHDDVLSVYYGATDTSIGVVAFSKRDILNAIH